A region from the Vicia villosa cultivar HV-30 ecotype Madison, WI linkage group LG3, Vvil1.0, whole genome shotgun sequence genome encodes:
- the LOC131660513 gene encoding protein HIGH CHLOROPHYLL FLUORESCENCE PHENOTYPE 244, chloroplastic, which produces MKMAGLRLPTATAPGTTGCRVRLWGVSPTTRRDAFPLEVYGRSSRRVGGVKCSISGDVADRSAINLGTGTPVRSTNILVVGATGTLGRQIVRRALDEGYDVRCLVRPRPAPADFLRDWGATVVNGDLSKPETIPATLVGVHTIIDCATGRPEEPIKTVDWEGKVALIQCAKAMGIQKYVFYSIHNCDKHPEVPLMEIKYCTENFLRDSGLNHVVIRLCGFMQGLIGQYAVPILEEKSVWGTDAPTRIAYMDTQDIARLTFIALRNEKINGKLLTFAGPRAWTTQEVITLCERLAGQDANVTTVPVSVLRFTRQLTRFFEWTNDVADRLAFSEVLSSDTVFSVPMAETYNLLGVDTKDIITLEKYLQDYFTNILKKLKDLKAQSKQTDIFF; this is translated from the exons ATGAAAATGGCGGGTTTGAGGCTACCCACTGCTACTGCACCTGGCACCACTGGTTGTAGGGTGAGACTATGGGGTGTATCACCCACGACCAGGAGAGATGCATTTCCCCTTGAGGTTTATGGAAGGAGTAGTAGAAGAGTCGGTGGAGTGAAATGCAGTATTAGTGGAGATGTTGCTGATAGATCTGCGATTAATCTTGGGACGGGTACACCTGTTAGGTCAACTAACATACTTGTTGTGGGAGCCACGGGCACTCTTGGAAGGCAGATTGTGAGAAGAGCACTCGACGAAGGTTACGACGTTAGGTGTCTCGTAAGGCCCAGACCCGCTCCTGCTGATTTTCTTCGAGATTGGGGAGCAACTGTTGTCAATGGCGACCTTAGTAAACCAGAGACCATTCCCGCTACTTTGGTTGGCGTTCATACTATTATTGACTGCGCCACTGGTCGTCCAGAAGAGCCCATCAAAACT GTAGATTGGGAAGGTAAAGTTGCTCTTATTCAATGTGCCAAAGCTATGGGAATTCAGAAATATGTTTTCTATTCAATCCATAACTGCGATAAACATCCTGAGGTTCCACTCATGGAGATCAAGTATTGCACCGAGAACTTCCTCCGTGATTCTGGACTCAATCACGTTGTCATCCGCTTATGTGGTTTCATGCAA GGTCTTATAGGCCAGTATGCAGTTCCTATCCTGGAAGAAAAATCTGTTTGGGGAACTGATGCTCCCACTAGAATTGCTTACATGGATACTCAG GATATCGCTCGCTTGACTTTTATAGCATTGCGAAATGAAAAAATCAATGGTAAACTTCTTACTTTTGCCGGTCCTCGTGCATGGACAACACAAGAG GTGATAACATTGTGTGAGAGGCTTGCTGGTCAAGATGCTAATGTAACTACAGTTCCTGTCTCAGTTTTAAGATTTACTCGTCAGTTAACTCGCTTTTTTGAGTGGACAAATGATGTTGCTGACAGATTGGCATTTTCAGAG GTGCTTTCAAGTGACACAGTTTTCTCTGTTCCGATGGCGGAGACATACAATCTACTGGGTGTGGATACAAAAGATATAATTACATTGGAGAAGTATCTGCAGGACTACTTCACAAACATATTGAAGAAGTTGAAGGATCTTAAAGCCCAGTCAAAACAAACAGATATTTTCTTCTAA